A stretch of Candidatus Obscuribacter sp. DNA encodes these proteins:
- a CDS encoding phosphoribosyltransferase, which translates to MFSNRTSAGKLLAQRLSHHLSQRTLANALLVVGLPRGGVPVAAEVAKVLQCPMELIVSKKLSYPYRPEYALGAVSSDGVVVLSPEIPTDRRWQSYVEHERFILLEHTRSTELQYFDLADCKRITFRGKTVILVDDGIATGMTAMAAAKSARERGAAQVILAAPVISIEAMDSLRSYCDDIVALEVPSEFKSVGAFYEDFSQTTSAEVINCLRSLSTSMPPPNTNGTVCP; encoded by the coding sequence ATGTTTAGCAATCGCACCAGTGCTGGTAAGTTATTAGCCCAGAGACTATCTCATCATCTCTCCCAAAGGACCCTGGCAAACGCTCTATTGGTAGTCGGTTTGCCGCGGGGTGGTGTGCCTGTGGCTGCGGAAGTAGCAAAAGTTTTGCAATGTCCAATGGAACTCATTGTTTCCAAAAAACTGTCTTATCCATATAGACCTGAATACGCCCTTGGTGCGGTGTCATCTGATGGTGTTGTGGTTTTGAGTCCGGAGATACCTACCGATAGACGCTGGCAATCATATGTAGAGCACGAGCGTTTTATTTTGCTTGAACACACTCGCAGTACAGAGTTGCAGTATTTTGATTTGGCTGACTGCAAGCGCATTACCTTTAGAGGCAAGACAGTAATCCTGGTAGATGATGGTATCGCCACCGGTATGACTGCCATGGCTGCTGCTAAGTCTGCCCGAGAGCGCGGTGCTGCTCAGGTTATCCTGGCTGCCCCAGTGATTAGCATCGAGGCCATGGACTCATTGCGCAGTTATTGTGATGATATTGTGGCTCTGGAGGTACCCAGTGAATTTAAATCAGTAGGTGCGTTTTATGAAGACTTTAGTCAGACTACCAGTGCTGAGGTAATTAATTGTCTGCGCAGTCTATCGACCTCTATGCCGCCGCCTAATACTAATGGCACAGTATGCCCTTAG